The following nucleotide sequence is from Futiania mangrovi.
ATTCCTCGGTTCAACGGTTTCGGCCGGCCGGATCCTCCGGCGCGACCATGGACTCGATATCGGCTGCGCGCAGCCATGCGGGCGAACCGTTGGGCAGCCCGCGCATGGCGCGCGCCGCCTGCATTTTCGCTTCGGCGATCTTGTTCTCGCGCACCAGCCGCTCCGCGGTGGCAAGCTGGGCGCGCGCGGTGTCGCCGATCCGGTCGTAGCCATTGGCGAGCGTGCGCCAGGCGGGCGTGTAATCGGGGTTGACGCGCAAGGCGGCTTCCAGCACTTGCAACCCCTCCTGGACCTGCGGGCGATCCTCGGTGCGGATCAGGGCCTGGCCGAGGGCGATGCGGATCAGCTGGGCGTCCGGCGCGCGTTCGGCTGCGGCGCGGTAAGCCTCGACGGCGTCCTGTACCTTGCCCCGCTCCAGCAGCATCTGGCCCTTCAGTTCGTGGAAATAGGGATCGGCGGGCGCCTGCGCGATCAGGCTGCCGATCTCGCGGTCCGCGGCGTCATAGTCAGCCGTGCGGTGATAGGCGACGGCGCGGGCATAGCGGGCCGGGATCGAATTGTCGCCCTGCGGATAGCGGTTCAACGCCACCTGGGGCGATTCGAGGAAACCGGTGATCTTTGCCCGCATCCTGTCATGGCGCAGTTGCAGGGCGGCCGCCGCGGAGGGCAAGGCGGGGGTGGCGCGCGTGCGCATCTCTTCGGCGCGGCGTTCGAGCAGCGCGATCCGCTCCCGCGAGAGAGGGTGGGTGAGCGCGTAGGAGTTCTCCAGCGTGCGGCCCAGCACGTTCTGGTCGGCCAGCGTCTGCAGCAGCGCGATCAGCCCGTCGAGCGGCACGTTCGCCGCCTCGAGGTAATTCGCTGCAGCCTGGTCGGCGGATGCCTCCTGCGTGCGGGAATATCGCAGGAACTGGCCGACGCCGAACTGCTGGCCGGCGCTCATGATGCCGGCAGCGGCCGGTCCCGCACCTGCGGCAGCCGCAGCCGCGCCAAGGATCGCCGTCAGGATCATCGGCACCGTCGCCTGTGCCGCGGCACTGCGGATGCGCGAGACATGGCCCGCGGTGATGTGCCCGGTCTCATGTGCGATCACGCCGATGACCTGGTCAGGCGTGTCCGCGGCGCGCAGCAAACCTGTGTGGATGTAGACGGTCTGTCCGCCCATCACGAAGGCGTTGATGCTGTTGTCGCCCAGAAGCACGACCTCTGCACCCGTGCCGGAGAGTCCGGCTGCCGCAAAGATCGGATCGGCATAGTCGGCGACGAGCGCCTCGATCTCGGCGTCGCGGATAACCGTCTGCGCCTGCGCGGGCAGGGCGGCGACGATGCCTGCGAACATTGCCGCGACGCCAAGCACGCGGAAGGCCGGGCGAGAGAGGAGGTGCGTCAGTGCCATGGTCCAGAAGTCCATCGCGAGAACGGCAGAAATATGGACTTTCCGGGAAACGGCAAGGGCAGGGCGCCCGCAAGGGCGGCGCCAGGGTCCGGCAGACCCCGGCGCCATGTCTGCTGAGGCGGGGCCCTCAGGTGTCCTGCCGCAGGAAGCGCGTCCGCCACCAGCCGCGCCGGGCGGGCTTCGGTGCCTCCTGCTGCTCGGTGCCTTCGGACGCACCGGCCATGGCCGAAACGTCCTCCGGCTCGACCTCGGGCTCGTGCTCGGTCGCGATGCCGGCCTGTCCGTCCGGTCCGGCCGCCGTCTCCGCAGCCACGGCTGGTTCGCTCGCGGTTGCGGTCACGGTGTCCGCTTCGGCTGCGGGGGCCCCCGACGGCTCGGCCGTCTTGCGTTTGCGGGTGCGCGGCCTGGCCGGTTTGGCTGGCGCCTCGGCATCGCTGGCGGTGGCTGCTTCTGCGGCTGCAGGTGCAGCCTCCTCGCCTTCCGCAGCAGCCTTGCGCGGCTTGCGGGTACGGCGCGCCTTCGGCTTCGGTGTCTCCTCCGCCGTTTCGGCAGGGGGTCGCGTGGCCACCGGGGTTTCCGCAGATGCCTCAGCCGCAGGCTCAGCCTCTGCCTGCGGGGCAGCTTCCAGGTCGGATCCGAGGCCGACGTCGACAGCCTCGCCCAGCGTCTCGCGGCTTTCCACGATTACTTCGGGTGCGGCGGCCGCCTTCGCGGGCGCGCTCTCTCCGGCCGGGACCTCGGTGGCGGCCTCGTCGGCCCCGCCCTCGGTCTTCCGGCGGCGGCGTCCGCCCCGGCGCCCGCGGCGGCGCTTGCGCGGCTTCTCCTCGCCGGATGCAGCCTCCTCGTCCGCTCGCTCCTCGCCGTCGTCGTCGTCCTCCGCACTCTCGTCGGCGCCATCCTCGGCACCCACTCCGGACTCGCCATCGGTGGCAGCGGTGTCTGCAGCAGCCTCGCCGCCCTTCGGCTTGCGGCGGCGGCGGCGGCGGCGCTTCTTGCGGCCCTCGTCGTCCCCGCCGTCGGCGCGCACGGCGTCCTCCTCCTGCTCCTCGTCCTCGTCGGGGATGCCGGCTTCCTCGGACGAGGTCTCAAGCATTTCCGGCACCGCAAGGTCGATCGCCTTGCCGTCGGCCTTGAGGCGCGTGCGCTCAAGCTCGTAATGGGGAACGGTCAGCTCCTCCACGCCCTCGACCAGTAGCGCCAGTTCGTAGCGCTGCTCGATCTCGTTCACCCATTCGCGCTTGCGGTTGAGGATGAAGTTCGCCACCTCGACCGGCGCGCGGAGCAGAAGTTCCGCGGCCTGGCCCTGGACGCCTTCTTCCTCGGCGCGCCGCAGGATGTGCAGCGCGATGGAGTCGACGGAGCGGATATGTCCCGTTCCGTGGCAATGCGGGCAGGGCGAGGAACTCGTCTCGATCACGCTCGGCCGCAGGCGCTGCCGCGACATCTCCAGCAGGCCGAAGCTGGAGATCCGGCCGACCTGGATGCGCGCGCGGTCGTTCTTCAGGCATTCCTTCAGCTTGCGCTCGACCGCGCGGTTGTTCTTCGACTCCTCCATGTCGATGAAGTCGATCACGATGAGGCCCGCAAGGTCGCGCAGGCGCAGCTGCCGCGCCACTTCCTCGGCCGCCTCGAGATTGGTCTTGAGCGCGGTATCCTCGATCGAATGTTCGCGCGTCGACTTGCCGGAGTTGACGTCGATGGCGACCAGCGCCTCGGTCGCGTTGATCACGAGGTAGCCGCCGGAGCGGAGCTGGACCTGCGGGACCATCAGGCTGTCGAGCTGACTCTCGACCCGGTAGCGGGTGAGCAGCGGCACGCGGTCCTTGTACTGCTTGACGTTCTTCGCGTGGCTGGGTGTCAGCATCTTCATGAAGTCCTTGGCCTCGCGATAGCCGTCATCGCCCTGGACCAGAACCTCGCCGATGTCCTTGGAGTAGAGGTCGCGGATCGCCCGCTTGATCAGGCTGCCTTCCTCGTGCACCAGCGCGGGCGCGGTGGATTGCAGCGTGTCGGTGCGGATCGTGTCCCACAGCCGCAGAAGATATTCGTAGTCGCGCTTGATCTCCGCCTTGGTGCGGTTCGCACCCGCCGTGCGGATGATGAGGCCCATGCCCTCGGGGATCTCCAGTTCCTCCGCGATCGCCTTCAGGCGCTTGCGGTCGGGCGCATTGGTGATCTTGCGGCTGATGCCGCCGCCCTTGCCGGTGTTCGGCATCAGCACGCAATAGCGCCCGGCGAGCGAGATGTAGGTGGTGAGAGCGGCACCCTTGTTGCCACGCTCCTCCTTCACGACCTGGACAAGCAGGATCTGCCGGCGGCGGATCACTTCCTGGATCTTGTAGGGGCGCTGGCGCGGACGCTTGCGCGTCGTCTCCTCGAACGCATCCTCGGCGCCCACGGTCTCGACGCCCTCATCGTCCTCGTCGCCGCCGCCATGGCCGTTGCCGTTGCCTTGACGGCGGCTGGCAGCCTCCTCCTCCTCGGCATCCTCGCGCCGTTCGGCATCGATGAGCGCGCGGCGGTCCGCCACGGGGATCTGGTAATAATCCGGATGGATCTCGTTGAAGGCGAGGAAGCCGTGCCGGTTCCCGCCATACTCGATGAACGCCGCCTGAAGCGACGGTTCAACCCGCGTTACCTTCGCGAGATAGATGTTTCCGGAGATCTGCTTCTTGAATGCGGTTTCGAAATCGAATTCTTCAACCCGGTTGCCATCCACCACGACCACCCGGGTCTCTTCCCGGTGGCTGGCGTCGATCAGCATGCGTCGTGCCATTGTTGTTGTCTTTCCATGAGTGGCGCCCGGTCCGCGCGCAAAGGCTTGCGCGAGCGACAACGGGCGAGCGGTCCGTCACGCACGCGACGGTCCGGCCGGCGCCCGGCCGGTCCCACGTCGTAGCAGTCATGACAGACCCGTGTTTCATACCTTGTCTCGGTTGCCGCATCGCCCGGATACCGGGATCTTGCGGCGGTCATTCGTTCCAGTCGCCGTGAACCGGCGGCCCTGGCGGCATCCCGGGGCGCGAGCCAGTGACAGAAACCGGCGCTGCAGACGACGCAACGCTCGGAACGCATGAGCACCTGACCCGGCCGTGACCGTCAAAGGAAGCCATGCAGTCTGCCACCAATGAGCCCCATTGGAAGCCGCGGCACTATAGCGAGTGCAATGCCGCCGTCACAACGATCTTCTGCACTGTTGCAGCAACAGGGTGAAAAAATCGTGATTATCCGGGCGGCAGACGGTTGCCTGCATTGCCGAATGTCGGCACGTTCCGATGTCGGTTCAAGGGGTTGCGAATCAGGTGATGCTTCTTCGCAGGTGGCTCGTGCGCGCGGTTTTCGCGCTGGCAATGATGGCCGCGGCCGTTCCGGCGGCGGTTTCGCAGGCCGCGATCCCCGTGCCTCAGCCCAAGCCCGCGAGCGAGGGGCCGGCAGTCCCCAGGGCAAAGCCGGTCACGGGTGGCGAGGCAGCCAGCATCGCGGTCCAGGACGCCCGCCTCGGCGTTAGCGGGGGACGCACGCGCTTCGTTCTCGACCTCAGCGGGCCGGTGCCATACCGGGTTTTCCAGCTCGCCGACCCCTACCGCGTCGTCATCGACATGCCGGAGATCGTCTTTCTGCTCCAGACCGGGGCCGGGGAGCAGACGGGCGGCCTCCTGAAGCGGTTTCGCTACGGTCTCTTCCGGCCGGGGAATTCGCGTGTCGTGCTCGACCTCGACGGTCCGGCCGAGGTCGCCTCGGCCTTCGCCCTGCCGCCGAAGGAAGGCAATGGACACCGGCTTGTGCTCGACCTGAAGCCGACCGACCGGGAAACCTTCATGAAGGCCGCGGGCTGGCCCAGCGATCCACCCTTCGCAACGCCGGGCCAGGACGTGCCGCTGGGCATGGAACCGATCCGCCGGCTGGTTGTCCTCGATGCCGGACACGGCGGCGTCGACCCGGGGGCGGTCTCTCCGCGCGTCGGTTACGAGAAGCACATCGTGCTCGACTTCGCCCGTGCGCTGCGCACGGCGCTGGCGCGCCGCGATGTCGAGGTCGTGATGACCCGCGACGAGGACGTGTTCATACCGCTGGCCGACCGGGTGCGGATCGCGCGGGAAGCGCGCGCGAGCCTGATGCTCTCGATCCATGCCGACGTGATCGAGGATCCCGACATTCGCGGCGCCTCCGTCTACACCATCTCCGAGCAGGCTTCGGACGCAGAGGCTGCCGCTCTCGCCAGTTCGGAGAACCGCTCCGACGTGATTGCGGGCGTGGATCTGCGGGAGGAGGGCGACGAGGTCGCGAGC
It contains:
- a CDS encoding M48 family metalloprotease, which encodes MALTHLLSRPAFRVLGVAAMFAGIVAALPAQAQTVIRDAEIEALVADYADPIFAAAGLSGTGAEVVLLGDNSINAFVMGGQTVYIHTGLLRAADTPDQVIGVIAHETGHITAGHVSRIRSAAAQATVPMILTAILGAAAAAAGAGPAAAGIMSAGQQFGVGQFLRYSRTQEASADQAAANYLEAANVPLDGLIALLQTLADQNVLGRTLENSYALTHPLSRERIALLERRAEEMRTRATPALPSAAAALQLRHDRMRAKITGFLESPQVALNRYPQGDNSIPARYARAVAYHRTADYDAADREIGSLIAQAPADPYFHELKGQMLLERGKVQDAVEAYRAAAERAPDAQLIRIALGQALIRTEDRPQVQEGLQVLEAALRVNPDYTPAWRTLANGYDRIGDTARAQLATAERLVRENKIAEAKMQAARAMRGLPNGSPAWLRAADIESMVAPEDPAGRNR
- a CDS encoding Rne/Rng family ribonuclease, whose amino-acid sequence is MARRMLIDASHREETRVVVVDGNRVEEFDFETAFKKQISGNIYLAKVTRVEPSLQAAFIEYGGNRHGFLAFNEIHPDYYQIPVADRRALIDAERREDAEEEEAASRRQGNGNGHGGGDEDDEGVETVGAEDAFEETTRKRPRQRPYKIQEVIRRRQILLVQVVKEERGNKGAALTTYISLAGRYCVLMPNTGKGGGISRKITNAPDRKRLKAIAEELEIPEGMGLIIRTAGANRTKAEIKRDYEYLLRLWDTIRTDTLQSTAPALVHEEGSLIKRAIRDLYSKDIGEVLVQGDDGYREAKDFMKMLTPSHAKNVKQYKDRVPLLTRYRVESQLDSLMVPQVQLRSGGYLVINATEALVAIDVNSGKSTREHSIEDTALKTNLEAAEEVARQLRLRDLAGLIVIDFIDMEESKNNRAVERKLKECLKNDRARIQVGRISSFGLLEMSRQRLRPSVIETSSSPCPHCHGTGHIRSVDSIALHILRRAEEEGVQGQAAELLLRAPVEVANFILNRKREWVNEIEQRYELALLVEGVEELTVPHYELERTRLKADGKAIDLAVPEMLETSSEEAGIPDEDEEQEEDAVRADGGDDEGRKKRRRRRRRKPKGGEAAADTAATDGESGVGAEDGADESAEDDDDGEERADEEAASGEEKPRKRRRGRRGGRRRRKTEGGADEAATEVPAGESAPAKAAAAPEVIVESRETLGEAVDVGLGSDLEAAPQAEAEPAAEASAETPVATRPPAETAEETPKPKARRTRKPRKAAAEGEEAAPAAAEAATASDAEAPAKPARPRTRKRKTAEPSGAPAAEADTVTATASEPAVAAETAAGPDGQAGIATEHEPEVEPEDVSAMAGASEGTEQQEAPKPARRGWWRTRFLRQDT
- a CDS encoding N-acetylmuramoyl-L-alanine amidase; the encoded protein is MLLRRWLVRAVFALAMMAAAVPAAVSQAAIPVPQPKPASEGPAVPRAKPVTGGEAASIAVQDARLGVSGGRTRFVLDLSGPVPYRVFQLADPYRVVIDMPEIVFLLQTGAGEQTGGLLKRFRYGLFRPGNSRVVLDLDGPAEVASAFALPPKEGNGHRLVLDLKPTDRETFMKAAGWPSDPPFATPGQDVPLGMEPIRRLVVLDAGHGGVDPGAVSPRVGYEKHIVLDFARALRTALARRDVEVVMTRDEDVFIPLADRVRIAREARASLMLSIHADVIEDPDIRGASVYTISEQASDAEAAALASSENRSDVIAGVDLREEGDEVASILIDLARRETKNASVDFARHLVPALEPVTPLLSKPHREAGFRVLKAPDVPSVLIELGFLSNHQDAEQLVQEAWMTDTAEVMADAVSVWLETRPQ